The bacterium genome has a segment encoding these proteins:
- a CDS encoding helix-turn-helix domain-containing protein: MNEKEIMTVKQVAEYLQMDEHTVYKLARTGLIPSLKIAGQWRFKKEVIDKWISEQSLERTTQKGKAK; the protein is encoded by the coding sequence ATGAACGAAAAAGAAATAATGACGGTCAAACAGGTTGCAGAATATTTACAGATGGATGAACACACCGTCTATAAACTTGCCCGCACAGGACTTATCCCTTCACTCAAAATCGCTGGTCAGTGGCGGTTTAAAAAAGAGGTAATTGATAAATGGATAAGTGAGCAATCTTTGGAAAGAACAACACAAAAAGGCAAGGCAAAATAA
- the radC gene encoding DNA repair protein RadC, with translation MRHKEKKYPKAIYNWPEDERPRERLLKFGADKLSDTELLAILLRVGSSGKSAVDMAREVINEFGNFRNIDSKGFSELKRKGLGIAKITQIKAAIEIGKRFLKEKSLTKIKVKTSKDIVDYFIPYLRDMKKEIFKAVLLDGKNKIIKDVTISEGTLTKSIVHPREVIKEAVAESGAALVLIHNHPSGEPRPSQDDIEITNRIISACELVGIRVLDHIIIGDNNYFSFFNEGLIKEE, from the coding sequence ATGAGGCACAAGGAAAAGAAATATCCGAAAGCAATTTATAACTGGCCTGAAGACGAAAGACCGCGAGAGCGACTTTTAAAATTCGGTGCTGATAAACTTTCTGATACAGAACTTTTGGCAATCCTTTTAAGGGTTGGTTCAAGCGGGAAAAGTGCTGTGGATATGGCAAGAGAAGTGATAAACGAATTTGGGAATTTTAGGAATATTGACTCAAAAGGTTTTTCTGAACTAAAAAGAAAGGGGTTAGGTATTGCTAAAATTACACAGATAAAAGCAGCCATAGAAATTGGCAAAAGATTTCTTAAAGAAAAAAGTTTGACTAAAATCAAGGTTAAAACCAGCAAGGATATAGTTGATTATTTTATCCCTTACTTGAGGGATATGAAAAAAGAAATTTTTAAGGCAGTCCTACTTGATGGAAAGAATAAAATAATCAAAGATGTAACCATATCAGAAGGAACACTTACCAAAAGCATTGTCCATCCGAGAGAGGTTATAAAAGAAGCAGTTGCAGAATCAGGAGCGGCACTGGTGCTTATTCACAATCACCCAAGCGGTGAACCACGACCAAGCCAAGATGATATAGAAATAACAAACCGTATAATCTCTGCCTGTGAACTTGTAGGAATAAGGGTTTTAGACCATATCATCATTGGCGATAACAATTATTTTAGTTTTTTCAATGAAGGGCTGATTAAGGAGGAATAA